Proteins encoded together in one Oreochromis aureus strain Israel breed Guangdong linkage group 23, ZZ_aureus, whole genome shotgun sequence window:
- the LOC116334446 gene encoding divergent protein kinase domain 1A-like — MARGLFPWGFFRKPLYIQARFSYLHMKYLFFSWLAVFVGSWIVYVEYSSYTELCRGHECKNSICDKYKKGVIDGSACSSLCEKQTLYLGKCLTANPNSQVYSGSWGDLEGVIKCQMEEAPHYDLGGEPRKETSAAFNKPTKGTSVEKFREMITDHLKAKVGDQANLADLATQVLSIADGNKDSHISLPEARSTWALLQLNEFLLALVLHDREHTPKLLGFCGDLYVTEKVPHSPLYGISLPWIIEMWIPAGLRRSMDQWFTPSWPHKAKISIGLLELVEDIFHGTFGSFLMCDVSATTFGYNDRHDLKVMDARHIVPEAIFQEVIRQQRCDVDEDCLYGADCLTSCDLTKHRCTTEVTRPNLAKACDTLKDYILRGAPSDMSEELEKQLYACIALKGSAEQMEIEHSLILNNLKTLLWKKISHTKDS, encoded by the exons ATGGCAAGAGGTCTGTTTCCATGGGGGTTCTTCAGAAAGCCTCTGTACATCCAG GCGAGGTTCTCGTACCTGCACATGAAGTACCTGTTCTTCTCATGGCTGGCAGTGTTCGTGGGGAGCTGGATAGTCTATGTGGAGTACTCATCCTACACAGAGCTGTGTCGTGGGCACGAGTGCAAAAACTCAATA tgtgaCAAATACAAAAAAGGAGTCATTGATGGCTCAGCCTGCAGCAGCTTGTGTGAGAAACAGACTCTTTACCTGGGAAAGTGCCTCACTGCCAACCCCAACAGCcag GTTTACTCGGGGAGCTGGGGAGACCTAGAGGGTGTTATTAAGTGCCAGATGGAGGAGGCTCCTCATTATGATTTGGGAGGTGAGCCCAGGAAAGAGACTTCTGCAGCCTTCAACAAACCAACCAAGGGAACCTCAGTGGAAAAGTTCAGAGAGATGATCACTGACCACCTAAAG GCCAAAGTGGGGGATCAGGCAAACCTCGCTGACCTGGCAACTCAAGTATTGTCCATTGCAGATGGCAATAAGGACAGCCATATCTCACTGCCAGAGGCTCGCTCCACATGGGCTTTGTTGCAGCTCAATGAATTCCTATTGGCTTTAGTCCTGCATGACAGAGAGCACACACCCAAGCTACTGGGCTTCTGTGGAGATCTATATGTCACGGAGAAAGTACCACACTCTCCCTTGTATGGGATTAGTCTACCCTGGATTATCGAAATGTGGATCCCTGCCGGTCTGCGGCGCAGCATGGACCAGTGGTTCACTCCATCCTGGCCACACAAGGCCAAGATCTCCATTGGACTGCTGGAGCTGGTCGAGGATATTTTCCACGGCACTTTTGGAAGCTTCCTCATGTGCGACGTGAGCGCCACCACTTTCGGTTACAACGACCGCCACGACTTGAAGGTGATGGATGCACGCCACATCGTGCCTGAAGCCATCTTCCAAGAAGTCATCAGGCAGCAGCGCTGCGACGTGGACGAGGACTGTCTGTATGGAGCCGACTGCCTAACTTCCTGTGACCTCACCAAGCATCGCTGCACAACAGAGGTCACCAGGCCAAACTTAGCCAAAGCCTGTGACACACTCAAGGACTACATTCTGAGGGGAGCGCCATCTGATATGAGCGAGGAGCTCGAGAAGCAGCTGTACGCTTGCATCGCACTGAAAGGTTCAGCAGAACAGATGGAAATTGAACACTCACTCATTCTAAACAACCTCAAGACTTTGCTGTGGAAGAAAATCTCTCACACGAAAGATTCCTAA